The DNA region CTTCCTTGCGGCGATTTGGCGTTGAGCGCCAACCCCCCGTCAGGGCCGATGGAAAGCCGGAGCAGGTCCCTTTGGGGTCGCCGGCTCCGGCAAGCGATGCATGTCCTTATGGGCTCGGAGATGGGTCCCCGCTCCCCTGGGTTCGCGCCGCCGCTTTTTCTTGGTTGGCCTGCTCCTCGCTGCGGATGTCGATCTTCCATTCCGTTAGACGGGCAGCAAGCCGCACGTTTTGGCCGCCGCGACCGATGGCCAGGCTGAGTTGGTTGTCTGGCACCACGACGTAGGCGCTCTTTTCCTCTTCGTTCATGCGGATGGAGTTGACTTTTGCCGGGCTGAGGGCGTTGACGATG from Armatimonadota bacterium includes:
- a CDS encoding YlxR family protein; translation: MEDRHPQRGAGQPRKSGGANPGERGPISEPIRTCIACRSRRPQRDLLRLSIGPDGGLALNAKSPQGRSFYICPGENCRRAVHARSASRALRQPVSGEVLEAAVQSTLCQQR